The stretch of DNA CGTTGGGCCTTAGAGGTGGATTCAAACAGCGACTTTTGCGGTTCGGCGCGCTTGGAAGTGGTGGGATGGGTCCGTTGGGCCTGAGAGGTGGATTCAAACAGCGACTTTTGCGGTTCGATGTGAGGTTATGTTTACGCTATGTGTTTTGAACGCCATGTGTGGAGATTGGTGAACTAATTCCATTTTTATGTCATGCATAAATGCCCATGGGAAGTGGATTAGTGAGCTACTTATTTGTTGGTGTTCCGATTCATCTGAATTAAACTGGTCGAATCTGAGTTTTAGCAGATAATTCACTGGAAATCTATTTTGATGCATCTGATTTTGGGATTGCAAAGCATGCGTGTTCAATGCAGTGTGAACAATGTTGATGTTAAGGCACCAATCTGATACCTTCATGATGTATTTTTGGTTTAGCATTAGGATGGCAAAGCAGCTTGGTAAAGCTATATGGGGAGTTTGGTGTTTTCTGTTGCTCATCTATCGTCGCTGCTCTGGAAATGTGGTGCATGCTGTTAGTTTCATCTAGGTGCCATGCTCAGACTGTTTAATTTCATGTGGATGACTGTAGGAGGCCTTTAGGTGCCCATAGTCTGATAAGTGGTCAATGCAGTTTGATTTCTTTTAGGCGCCCACTTTTCTAAAGTTTGTTCAAAATGCTTCAGTAGGACAAGTTCTTTGCACTCTATTGGCTTTTGTGGGTGTTTGCTTAATCAGCCCCTACCATAGCGACAAATGATCCAAGGTTTGATTCCCACTGGTGATGCTTTGGTAGGATACTGATAGTTTGTACTTTTTTGGCTTTTCCTAACTTCAAGCATGGCTGTTGTTTGGGTAGTATTGAAGGGCTGTGAACTCTGTTATTTCAATGTGCATGCCGATTATTATTCTCGTATTATTATGATTCTGTTTTTCCAGGTATACTATAATGTTTTACATTTACAATTTGTTGCCAATGTACAATGTAGTGCAGTGTATCTCAGCTCCTGTTTACTTGTTAATCTAATTTACCTTTTCCCCCTTATATTAACAGGAGCGGAGAATTAAAGAGATTGTTTTGAAGGCCATGGGACAGGCAATCAGTAAGTCTGTTGCTGTTGCAGAGATTATCAAGGTAATTCTTTTATCTCCTCTCATATTTGTTTTATTGTAAAGGCCAGCATATATGACAAGCTTTATTTGAAACAGAAAAGAATTCCTGGTTTACATCAGGATACCAATATCAGTTCTGTCAGCATCACTGATGTTTGGGAACCTATAGAAGAAGGCCTTGTCCCGTAAGTTTCTACTCATTCTACTACATTATTTTCATACTCACTCCGTTTCGTTCGTATTTCTTATTTAAAAGCTTGCCCATTTTCAGGCTTGAGATGACTCGGCATGTCTCGATGATTTCAATTACTTTGTCTCCTGGAGAGTTGGATCAGAGTACTCCTGGGTGAGTTAGATGTGTTCctcagctaattctttaggaTTGTTGTTGTCAGACATTAGTTACTCTTGTAAGATAAAAAAGTACTTGTGCATGATACAAGGGTTGGAATATCAATTCGTTTTTATACAGGTACCAAGCACCTGCTTACGTTGAACAGCCCAGGCAACCGCAGCGCCTCCAGCAGGCACCACTGCCGCAGCGCCAACCTCGCCGAGCACAAGGCCAGTTCCAGCAGCCTGAGTACGAAGGTACAACAGTGATATTTCACATTGATGTGGGTATTTTTTGCTGATTATCTATCGTCTCTAATTATTGGCTTTGTTTAGACTCCTATGCTCGGGGTCGAGGTAGAGGAAGAGGCCGTGGACGTGGAAGGGGTTGGGGTAGAGGAGGCTATGGTGCTTATGGTGGATATGGAAACAACCAAGGTGGGTACAATCAGGGTGGCGGTTATTATGATAATCAAGGTGGGTATGGCGGCTATGATAATCAAGGTGGGTATGGAGGCTATGATAATCAAGGTGGGTATGGTGGTGGATATGGCTACAACCAAGGCAGATATGGAAACTACCAAGGTACGGAATCCTGTCTTGATTCAGTTATACTGTTGATCTTGCTTGAAGTCCTGGATGTATAACATATCTTGATTTATTGAAACAGAAAATGGTGGGTATAGCCGAGGACGAGGTGGTGGCATGCGCGGAAGAGGCAACTGGGGCTACCGTGGAGGTATGCATGCCTGTTATAACCAACTTGTGCCTTCCATGTGCCTAAAACATTGCATGTTTTCGATATGGCAGGGCCCATGATTTTGTCTTATTATTTTCATATATTTTATATGCTCCAAACCTCATTATAATTTTGAAAGTATTTTGTATTGAATATGCTAGTGTCACTATCATAATGCGAATGCACCAACATATTGTCAGTCAGCTAAAATAATTAGACTTTGACCACTTCTACAGTAGGTGTCAATCCTGTGTGTGGTAAACAGTTTTTATGTTCTTTAAAATGTTGTTGCATTTAACAGAGGCATTTCTTTAGTTACTTCTAAACAGtaattttaatttgttgttctGCATAGAAAGATTAGATCCACTGTCTATAAGTGGAAGCTGTTCTGAACATTGTTGGCTTGCAGGCTATGATGGAGGCAGGGGCGGTGGCTATGAAGGAGGCAGGGGTGGAGGCTATGAGCAAGGCAGGGGCGGTGGCTACGAGGGTGGCAGGGGTGGAGGCTATGAGCAAGGCAGGGGCGGTGGCTACGAGGGTGGCAGGGGTGGGGGCTATGAAGGAGGCAGGGGTGGGGGTGGAAGGGGCTATGGTGGTCGTGGAAGGGGAAGAATGGGTGGCCGTGGGCGAGGGAACTGAGCGCAGGCGCAAAATCCATGGGCTTCTGGTGTttcttcaatgcatgctttatAATCAGGGGAAAAGATAAGTTATCTGAGAATTTGTGTTGGAAGCCGTCAGTTATGTGAGGTCTGTTGTTTTCCCTGAGCGCGAGGTTTGGTTGTGAGCATAATGCATTTGcaagtttaatcatgttgtcatcTTTCAATATTTCTGCTGCCGAGGTTGCTTGTTTTCCCAATGGTCTTTAAATGCTGAGCATGCTGCCTAATGTTCATGCCTGCAGTATCAACAGATGGAAACTCTTCCCCTGTGTTAAATTGTTCATTCTATTTGTGCAATTTTGCTTAAATTAATGTATTCATGATAGTTGATACCGTCAGAGCTTAGTTTCTTTTGTGATTTGCGGCGTACATGAAATTGTTGTGCTTATTCTTGCTTGTAGCCTGTAGGCATCAGCTCCATGATGCATAGGAGTGATGGAAGTGATCTGTATTCATCCTTTCTGTATATTATGATGCCAAGATTACCATGGTTTATGATATCAGCCCATCACATACGACACCAGTACAATCGTTTTAGTGCAACTTTTTGAATAATTGTTAATACAAATTAATGATCTTCCTGTCCAATCCGCAACAGCATGGATCGGATGGTTACTGGTTAGGGCTTCTCCCGTGGTGAATCAATTCATAGTCTCCACGCGAATAGTGAAAGAGCACATATTTTTCTCTCTACTAAAAATGTCATCTTATTACTGTAATTAAACGAAGAATTATTTTCCTGCTTAGTTGCTTttactctcctctcctctcacaAGCGTTGCCGCAGACGTGCTCTCAAAACACGAATCGGTTTTCACTCTCATCTAGAAATCGACTTCTTTAGCAGTGCTTCACTGAGGCCGGCGATGACAGGTAAATCAGTAGATGGTGTGAAAGCTGGTGGGAACTGGGAAGATAGTGGTAAATTGCTACCTTTGCCTCAGTTCAATCGATGTTTGGAACACCAACATCCTAAAATAGTTTAATCAATTTCCCACGTTAGAAAGCGTTGTCGCCGAAACAATTTTCAACCTAAAAACATTTATTTAGGCCTTTTCACACGAACTGCTGTAGTTCTAGAGTaacttatatatatattgatTTTAGAGGCCTTGGCATTGAATTGGATTCAATACCAAATCAGCCTACGCATTGAAATGGGCTCAATATCAAAGTGGTAATTTGGATGCAGGTGCAATCGCTAAATAGAATTCAACTAGGGATAAATATGAATTCATATTTGGATGCGTAAACCCAAAAATTGAAAATCTCCGCCGTGCGG from Panicum virgatum strain AP13 chromosome 9K, P.virgatum_v5, whole genome shotgun sequence encodes:
- the LOC120649851 gene encoding glycine-rich cell wall structural protein 1.8-like, translating into MDRYQRVERPRTESAAIEENEIRITAQGLIRNYVSYATSLLQERRIKEIVLKAMGQAISKSVAVAEIIKKRIPGLHQDTNISSVSITDVWEPIEEGLVPLEMTRHVSMISITLSPGELDQSTPGYQAPAYVEQPRQPQRLQQAPLPQRQPRRAQGQFQQPEYEDSYARGRGRGRGRGRGRGWGRGGYGAYGGYGNNQGGYNQGGGYYDNQGGYGGYDNQGGYGGYDNQGGYGGGYGYNQGRYGNYQENGGYSRGRGGGMRGRGNWGYRGGYDGGRGGGYEGGRGGGYEQGRGGGYEGGRGGGYEQGRGGGYEGGRGGGYEGGRGGGGRGYGGRGRGRMGGRGRGN